In a single window of the Paenibacillus sp. MMS20-IR301 genome:
- the cheB gene encoding chemotaxis-specific protein-glutamate methyltransferase CheB: MRPYKVLVVDDSAFMRKIISDLIENDKDFQVTATASNGREAIEKVNQLRPDLVTMDVEMPEMNGLEALKVIMAQHPLPVIMLSGINEEGMKETILALEWGAFDFIRKPSISNSQDIIAVGESLREQMKEAMLAREQREARATAVKAAEPPALPSPPPAPRSIAQPVKRKLEQAGKEPEPPNKPVKGMQKPAGGLPPVQEQSKKAAAQAGEVIAPGRTVKPASAVSKPASERFRSRSKEDSAAALSESRPAPVAAAGSEPPAAPVSPLSGNRGLRKLVAVGCSTGGPRALKAFLENIPGDFPAPIVIVQHMPPNFTKSLAQRLNTFSALEVAEAEHGMVLRQGAAYIAPGGYHLKVAQAAGGQYIIELTKEEARNGHRPSVDTLFESVLQLTSLERHAVIMTGMGSDGARMMKALYDSGVTSTFAESEETCVVYGMPRSAVELQCVKHVLPLPEIAPRLVQAVK; the protein is encoded by the coding sequence ATGAGGCCATATAAAGTTCTGGTCGTTGATGATTCTGCATTCATGCGGAAGATCATTTCCGACTTAATTGAAAATGATAAGGACTTTCAGGTGACGGCAACGGCGTCTAACGGCCGTGAGGCTATTGAGAAGGTGAATCAGCTTCGTCCGGATCTGGTTACAATGGATGTGGAAATGCCGGAAATGAACGGTCTGGAAGCGCTGAAAGTAATAATGGCCCAGCATCCGCTTCCAGTCATAATGCTGTCAGGGATTAATGAGGAAGGGATGAAGGAAACGATTCTGGCTTTGGAATGGGGGGCTTTCGATTTCATCCGAAAGCCATCCATTTCAAACTCGCAGGATATCATCGCTGTCGGGGAATCCCTCCGGGAACAGATGAAGGAGGCCATGCTGGCACGCGAGCAGCGTGAAGCGCGCGCTACAGCCGTTAAGGCTGCTGAACCGCCAGCCCTGCCGTCTCCTCCGCCTGCACCGCGAAGTATTGCCCAGCCTGTGAAGCGGAAGCTGGAGCAGGCGGGGAAGGAACCGGAACCGCCAAACAAGCCGGTTAAGGGGATGCAGAAGCCGGCAGGCGGATTGCCGCCTGTGCAGGAGCAAAGCAAGAAGGCGGCTGCACAGGCCGGAGAGGTCATTGCTCCGGGGCGTACGGTTAAGCCGGCATCTGCGGTATCAAAGCCTGCTTCCGAGCGCTTCCGCAGCCGCAGCAAGGAGGATTCTGCAGCAGCTTTGTCTGAGAGCCGGCCTGCTCCTGTTGCCGCTGCGGGTTCAGAGCCGCCTGCAGCTCCGGTAAGCCCGTTAAGCGGAAACCGCGGGCTGCGCAAGCTGGTAGCGGTTGGATGCTCTACCGGCGGGCCCAGAGCCCTCAAAGCTTTCCTGGAGAATATTCCCGGTGATTTCCCGGCACCGATTGTTATTGTCCAGCATATGCCGCCTAACTTTACCAAGTCGCTGGCCCAGCGCCTGAACACCTTCAGCGCTCTGGAAGTGGCTGAAGCAGAGCATGGCATGGTGCTGCGGCAGGGGGCTGCGTATATTGCTCCTGGCGGATATCATCTGAAGGTGGCTCAGGCAGCAGGAGGCCAGTACATCATTGAGCTTACCAAGGAGGAGGCCCGCAACGGGCACCGCCCTTCTGTGGATACCCTGTTCGAATCGGTGCTGCAATTAACATCACTTGAACGCCATGCGGTTATAATGACCGGGATGGGCAGTGACGGCGCCCGGATGATGAAGGCACTGTACGACTCGGGCGTAACATCAACCTTTGCTGAAAGTGAAGAGACTTGTGTTGTTTATGGAATGCCGCGTTCTGCGGTGGAATTACAATGTGTGAAACATGTCCTGCCTTTGCCGGAAATAGCGCCAAGGCTGGTCCAAGCGGTTAAATAA